The Arachis duranensis cultivar V14167 chromosome 2, aradu.V14167.gnm2.J7QH, whole genome shotgun sequence genome has a window encoding:
- the LOC107476032 gene encoding prolycopene isomerase, chloroplastic isoform X3, translating to MGILLMLVHLSCLVLVIRSGNLNLITQALEAVGCKMQVIPDPTMVHFHLPNNLSVRVHREYEKFIQELTSYFPHEKEGILKFFGECWKIFNALNSLELKSLEEPLYLFGQFFQKPVECLTLAYYLPQNAGDIARKYIKDPQLLSYIDVECFLVSTVNALQTPMINASMVLCDRHFEGINYPIGGVGGIAKSLAKGLVDKGSEILYKANVTNIILDENGKAVGVRLSDGREFFAKTVISNATRWDTFGKLLKGEVIPKEEENFQNVYVKAPSFLSIHMGIKAEVLPPDTDCHHFVLEDDWTKLETSYGSLFLSIPTVLDSSLAPEGRHILHIFTVSSMEDWEGIGKEEYEAKKQFVADEIICRLEKKLFPGLKSSIDFMEVGTPKTHRRYLARVDGTYGPMPRKTPKGLLGMPFNTTGVNGLYCVGDSCFPGQGVIAVAFSGVMCAHRVAADIGLEKKSPVMDTMLLRLLGWLRTLA from the exons ATGGGTATACTTTTGATGTTGGTTCATCTGTCATGTTTGGTTTTAGTGATAAGGtca GGTAATCTCAATTTGATTACACAAGCATTGGAAGCAGTTGGTTGCAAGATGCAGGTGATACCTGATCCGACAATGGTCCATTTTCATCTGCCAAATAATCTTTCTGTTCGCGTGCACAGAGAATATGAAAAGTTCATTCAAGAATTGACGAGTTACTTTCCCCACGAAAAGGAGGGTATCCTCAAATTCTTTGGTGAATGCTGGAAG ATTTTCAATGCCCTGAATTCGTTAGAGTTGAAGTCGCTGGAGGAGCCACTCTATCTTTTTGGACAGTTTTTTCAGAAACCAGTTgaatgcttgaccctag CTTATTATTTGCCTCAGAATGCTGGGGACATAGCTAGGAAGTACATTAAAGATCCACAGTTGTTGTCTTACATAGATGTTGAG TGTTTTTTAGTGAGCACAGTCAATGCTTTGCAGACCCCAATGATCAATGCAAGCATG GTTCTATGCGATAGGCACTTTGAGGGGATTAACTACCCCATTGGTGGTGTTGGTGGCATTGCAAAGTCCCTGGCAAAAGGTCTAGTCGATAAGGGCAGTGAGATACTATACAAGGCAAATGTCACTAATATCATACTTGATGAGAATGGCAAAGCT GTAGGAGTGAGGCTTTCAGATGGAAGAGAATTCTTTGCCAAAACCGTAATATCCAATGCTACGAGATGGGACACATTTG GAAAGTTATTAAAGGGAGAAGTGATTCCGAAAGAGGAAGAGAACTTCCAGAATGTTTATGTTAAAGCTCCTTCTTTTCTCTCAATTCACATGGGAATTAAAGCCGAGGTTTTACCACCTGATACAGATTGCCACCATTTTGTGCTTGAG GACGACTGGACCAAATTGGAGACGTCTTATGGAAGTTTGTTTTTAAGTATACCAACTGTTCTCGATTCATCACTGGCTCCAGAAGGTCGTCACATCCTTCATATATTCACAGTTTCTTCGATGGAGGACTGGGAG ggaattggaaaagaagaatatgagGCAAAGAAGCAGTTTGTAGCAGATGAAATCATATGCAGATTAGAGAAGAAATTGTTTCCAGGTCTTAAATCATCCATTGATTTTATGGAG GTAGGGACACCAAAGACACACCGGCGGTACCTAGCTCGTGTTGATGGAACTTATGGACCAATGCCTCGCAAAACTCCAAAGGGATTACTGGGAATGCCATTCAATACCACA GGCGTAAATGGTCTTTACTGTGTGGGTGATAGCTGCTTCCCTGGACAAGGTGTTATTGCAGTTGCTTTCTCAGGAGTCATGTGTGCTCATCGAGTTGCTGCAGATATTG
- the LOC107476032 gene encoding prolycopene isomerase, chloroplastic isoform X1: MLNFPFLSAPQKHVFSSYISHHTPLHPTVQNPNFHSKFESLASGVCKASEFPSGYGGLREKASRGKRVLAVVSSEPVVESEGSGRRREESGERFDAIVIGSGIGGLVAGTQLAVKGARVLVLEKYVIPGGSSGFYQRDGYTFDVGSSVMFGFSDKGNLNLITQALEAVGCKMQVIPDPTMVHFHLPNNLSVRVHREYEKFIQELTSYFPHEKEGILKFFGECWKIFNALNSLELKSLEEPLYLFGQFFQKPVECLTLAYYLPQNAGDIARKYIKDPQLLSYIDVECFLVSTVNALQTPMINASMVLCDRHFEGINYPIGGVGGIAKSLAKGLVDKGSEILYKANVTNIILDENGKAVGVRLSDGREFFAKTVISNATRWDTFGKLLKGEVIPKEEENFQNVYVKAPSFLSIHMGIKAEVLPPDTDCHHFVLEDDWTKLETSYGSLFLSIPTVLDSSLAPEGRHILHIFTVSSMEDWEGIGKEEYEAKKQFVADEIICRLEKKLFPGLKSSIDFMEVGTPKTHRRYLARVDGTYGPMPRKTPKGLLGMPFNTTGVNGLYCVGDSCFPGQGVIAVAFSGVMCAHRVAADIGLEKKSPVMDTMLLRLLGWLRTLA, translated from the exons ATGCTCAATTTCCCTTTCCTTTCAGCTCCCCAAAAACATGTCTTTTCCAGCTACATCTCTCATCATACACCTTTGCACCCCACCGTTCAAAATCCAAACTTTCATTCAAAGTTTGAATCTTTAGCTTCTGGGGTTTGCAAAGCAAGTGAATTTCCATCTGGGTATGGCGGTTTGAGAGAAAAAGCTTCAAGAGGGAAACGGGTGTTGGCTGTGGTGTCATCAGAACCAGTGGTGGAAAGCGAGGGAAGTGGGAGGAGAAGAGAGGAAAGTGGTGAAAGGTTTGATGCAATTGTTATAGGGTCTGGGATTGGAGGGTTAGTTGCAGGGACCCAGTTAGCAGTGAAAGGTGCAAGAGTTTTGGTTTTGGAGAAGTATGTGATTCCTGGTGGAAGCTCTGGTTTTTATCAGAGAGATGGGTATACTTTTGATGTTGGTTCATCTGTCATGTTTGGTTTTAGTGATAAG GGTAATCTCAATTTGATTACACAAGCATTGGAAGCAGTTGGTTGCAAGATGCAGGTGATACCTGATCCGACAATGGTCCATTTTCATCTGCCAAATAATCTTTCTGTTCGCGTGCACAGAGAATATGAAAAGTTCATTCAAGAATTGACGAGTTACTTTCCCCACGAAAAGGAGGGTATCCTCAAATTCTTTGGTGAATGCTGGAAG ATTTTCAATGCCCTGAATTCGTTAGAGTTGAAGTCGCTGGAGGAGCCACTCTATCTTTTTGGACAGTTTTTTCAGAAACCAGTTgaatgcttgaccctag CTTATTATTTGCCTCAGAATGCTGGGGACATAGCTAGGAAGTACATTAAAGATCCACAGTTGTTGTCTTACATAGATGTTGAG TGTTTTTTAGTGAGCACAGTCAATGCTTTGCAGACCCCAATGATCAATGCAAGCATG GTTCTATGCGATAGGCACTTTGAGGGGATTAACTACCCCATTGGTGGTGTTGGTGGCATTGCAAAGTCCCTGGCAAAAGGTCTAGTCGATAAGGGCAGTGAGATACTATACAAGGCAAATGTCACTAATATCATACTTGATGAGAATGGCAAAGCT GTAGGAGTGAGGCTTTCAGATGGAAGAGAATTCTTTGCCAAAACCGTAATATCCAATGCTACGAGATGGGACACATTTG GAAAGTTATTAAAGGGAGAAGTGATTCCGAAAGAGGAAGAGAACTTCCAGAATGTTTATGTTAAAGCTCCTTCTTTTCTCTCAATTCACATGGGAATTAAAGCCGAGGTTTTACCACCTGATACAGATTGCCACCATTTTGTGCTTGAG GACGACTGGACCAAATTGGAGACGTCTTATGGAAGTTTGTTTTTAAGTATACCAACTGTTCTCGATTCATCACTGGCTCCAGAAGGTCGTCACATCCTTCATATATTCACAGTTTCTTCGATGGAGGACTGGGAG ggaattggaaaagaagaatatgagGCAAAGAAGCAGTTTGTAGCAGATGAAATCATATGCAGATTAGAGAAGAAATTGTTTCCAGGTCTTAAATCATCCATTGATTTTATGGAG GTAGGGACACCAAAGACACACCGGCGGTACCTAGCTCGTGTTGATGGAACTTATGGACCAATGCCTCGCAAAACTCCAAAGGGATTACTGGGAATGCCATTCAATACCACA GGCGTAAATGGTCTTTACTGTGTGGGTGATAGCTGCTTCCCTGGACAAGGTGTTATTGCAGTTGCTTTCTCAGGAGTCATGTGTGCTCATCGAGTTGCTGCAGATATTG
- the LOC107476032 gene encoding prolycopene isomerase, chloroplastic isoform X2, whose translation MLNFPFLSAPQKHVFSSYISHHTPLHPTVQNPNFHSKFESLASGVCKASEFPSGYGGLREKASRGKRVLAVVSSEPVVESEGSGRRREESGERFDAIVIGSGIGGLVAGTQLAVKGARVLVLEKYVIPGGSSGFYQRDGYTFDVGSSVMFGFSDKGNLNLITQALEAVGCKMQVIPDPTMVHFHLPNNLSVRVHREYEKFIQELTSYFPHEKEGILKFFGECWKIFNALNSLELKSLEEPLYLFGQFFQKPVECLTLAYYLPQNAGDIARKYIKDPQLLSYIDVECFLVSTVNALQTPMINASMVLCDRHFEGINYPIGGVGGIAKSLAKGLVDKGSEILYKANVTNIILDENGKAVGVRLSDGREFFAKTVISNATRWDTFGKLLKGEVIPKEEENFQNVYVKAPSFLSIHMGIKAEVLPPDTDCHHFVLEDDWTKLETSYGSLFLSIPTVLDSSLAPEGRHILHIFTVSSMEDWEGIGKEEYEAKKQFVADEIICRLEKKLFPGLKSSIDFMEAPL comes from the exons ATGCTCAATTTCCCTTTCCTTTCAGCTCCCCAAAAACATGTCTTTTCCAGCTACATCTCTCATCATACACCTTTGCACCCCACCGTTCAAAATCCAAACTTTCATTCAAAGTTTGAATCTTTAGCTTCTGGGGTTTGCAAAGCAAGTGAATTTCCATCTGGGTATGGCGGTTTGAGAGAAAAAGCTTCAAGAGGGAAACGGGTGTTGGCTGTGGTGTCATCAGAACCAGTGGTGGAAAGCGAGGGAAGTGGGAGGAGAAGAGAGGAAAGTGGTGAAAGGTTTGATGCAATTGTTATAGGGTCTGGGATTGGAGGGTTAGTTGCAGGGACCCAGTTAGCAGTGAAAGGTGCAAGAGTTTTGGTTTTGGAGAAGTATGTGATTCCTGGTGGAAGCTCTGGTTTTTATCAGAGAGATGGGTATACTTTTGATGTTGGTTCATCTGTCATGTTTGGTTTTAGTGATAAG GGTAATCTCAATTTGATTACACAAGCATTGGAAGCAGTTGGTTGCAAGATGCAGGTGATACCTGATCCGACAATGGTCCATTTTCATCTGCCAAATAATCTTTCTGTTCGCGTGCACAGAGAATATGAAAAGTTCATTCAAGAATTGACGAGTTACTTTCCCCACGAAAAGGAGGGTATCCTCAAATTCTTTGGTGAATGCTGGAAG ATTTTCAATGCCCTGAATTCGTTAGAGTTGAAGTCGCTGGAGGAGCCACTCTATCTTTTTGGACAGTTTTTTCAGAAACCAGTTgaatgcttgaccctag CTTATTATTTGCCTCAGAATGCTGGGGACATAGCTAGGAAGTACATTAAAGATCCACAGTTGTTGTCTTACATAGATGTTGAG TGTTTTTTAGTGAGCACAGTCAATGCTTTGCAGACCCCAATGATCAATGCAAGCATG GTTCTATGCGATAGGCACTTTGAGGGGATTAACTACCCCATTGGTGGTGTTGGTGGCATTGCAAAGTCCCTGGCAAAAGGTCTAGTCGATAAGGGCAGTGAGATACTATACAAGGCAAATGTCACTAATATCATACTTGATGAGAATGGCAAAGCT GTAGGAGTGAGGCTTTCAGATGGAAGAGAATTCTTTGCCAAAACCGTAATATCCAATGCTACGAGATGGGACACATTTG GAAAGTTATTAAAGGGAGAAGTGATTCCGAAAGAGGAAGAGAACTTCCAGAATGTTTATGTTAAAGCTCCTTCTTTTCTCTCAATTCACATGGGAATTAAAGCCGAGGTTTTACCACCTGATACAGATTGCCACCATTTTGTGCTTGAG GACGACTGGACCAAATTGGAGACGTCTTATGGAAGTTTGTTTTTAAGTATACCAACTGTTCTCGATTCATCACTGGCTCCAGAAGGTCGTCACATCCTTCATATATTCACAGTTTCTTCGATGGAGGACTGGGAG ggaattggaaaagaagaatatgagGCAAAGAAGCAGTTTGTAGCAGATGAAATCATATGCAGATTAGAGAAGAAATTGTTTCCAGGTCTTAAATCATCCATTGATTTTATGGAG GCCCCATTGTAG
- the LOC107476034 gene encoding sucrose-phosphatase 1, with product MDRLKSSARLMIVSDLDHTMVDHHDPENTSILRFNALWEAHYRHDSLLVFSTGRSPTLYKQLRKEKPMITPDITIMSVGTEITYGKSMVPDDGWVQFLNQKWDKGIVIEETSKFPELSRQAETEQRPHKVSFYVKKEKAEQVTEALNKVLKGRGLDVKIIYSGGIDLDILPQGAGKGQALAYLLKKFESEGKQPVNTLVCGDSGNDAELFSIPGVHGVMVSNAQEELLQWYAANAKNNPKILHASERCAAGIIQAIGHFKLGTNISPRDVSDLTKDIENAHPAHEVVNFNLLLEKWRRAEVEDTELFLAGLKAVAHPTGIFIHPSGTEHHIKDHLNILRKVYGDSQGKPLKIWVDDVSASQIGSDTWLLKFDKWELYGEERQGCVVTAIMSTKESNWFTWVHIHQTFLEQSGKQEWMF from the exons ATGGATCGCCTGAAATCTTCTGCGCGGCTCATGATTGTTTCGGATCTTGATCACACAATG GTTGATCACCATGACCCTGAGAACACTTCCATTTTAAGGTTCAATGCGCTTTGGGAAGCGCATTACCGCCATGATTCCCTGCTAGTTTTCTCGACCGGAAGGTCTCCCACGCTATACAAACAGTTGAGGAAGGAGAAGCCCATGATAACTCCAGATATAACCATAATGTCTGTGGGGACCGAGATAACGTATGGTAAATCGATGGTGCCGGATGATGGATGGGTTCAGTTTTTGAATCAGAAATGGGACAAGGGCATAGTCATAGAGGAAACAAGCAAGTTTCCTGAACTTAGTCGTCAG GCAGAAACGGAACAAAGGCCACACAAAGTTAGCTTTTATGTCAAGAAAGAGAAGGCTGAGCAAGTGACAGAGGCCCTTAATAAGGTTCTCAAAGGGCGTGGG TTggatgttaaaataatatatagtgGAGGAATCGATTTAGATATACTACCACAAGGTGCTGGTAAAGGTCAAGCTCTTGCTTATCTgctcaaaaaatttgagagcGAAGGAAAACAACCTGTTAATACTCTTGTTTGTGGTGACTCTGGAAATGATGCTGAGTTGTTCAGCATTCCAGGAGTCCATGGCGTCATG GTAAGCAATGCCCAAGAAGAATTGTTGCAGTGGTATGCTGCAAATGCTAAAAATAACCCCAAGATTCTTCATGCCTCAGAGCGATGTGCAGCCGGGATTATACAAGCTATAGGTCATTTCAAGTTAGGCACAAACATTTCGCCTAGAGATGTTTCAGATCTTACAAAAGACATTGAAAATGCGCATCCAGCACACGAAGTAGTGAACTTCAACTTGTTACTGGAAAAGTGGAGGCGTGCAGAAGTTGAGGACACTGAGCTGTTTCTTGCTGGACTAAAGGCTGTTGCT CATCCAACTGGTATTTTTATCCATCCTTCTGGTACTGAGCATCATATCAAGGACCATCTAAATATTTTGAGGAAGGTGTACGGTGACAGCCAAGGAAAACCATTGAAGATTTGGGTGGATGATGTGTCAGCTTCGCAAATTGGTTCGGATACATGGCTATTGAAGTTTGACAAGTGGGAACTATATG